The following proteins are co-located in the Ailuropoda melanoleuca isolate Jingjing chromosome 13, ASM200744v2, whole genome shotgun sequence genome:
- the SEPTIN9 gene encoding septin-9 isoform X9, protein MNVAPSRSLGLRDLGGDGLPAPGPPGTAVLRAGGGDPAFSDPPAAPEAAPGCTGDMADTPRDAGLKQVPAPRNEKAPADFGYVGIDSILEQMRRKAMKQGFEFNIMVVGQSGLGKSTLINTLFKSKISRKSVQPTSEERIPKTIEIKSITHDIEEKGVRMKLTVIDTPGFGDHINNENCWQPIMKFINDQYEKYLQEEVNINRKKRIPDTRVHCCLYFIPATGHSLRPLDIEFMKRLSKVVNIVPVIAKADTLTLEERVYFKQRITADLLSNDIDVYPQKEFDEDSEDRLVNEKFREMIPFAVVGSDHEYQVNGKRILGRKTKWGTIEVENTTHCEFAYLRDLLIRTHMQNIKDITSSIHFEAYRVKRLHEGSAASNGVEEKGPEAQEM, encoded by the exons ATGAATGTGGCTCCTTCCCGGAGCCTGGGGCTGAGGGACCTGGGAGGGGACGggctcccagccccagggcctcccgGTACTGCAGTTCTGCGCGCTGGCGGCGGCGATCCGGCCTTTTCCGATCCGCCGGCAG CCCCCGAGGCAGCTCCTGGCTGCACTGGCGACATGGCCGACACCCCCAGAGACGCCGGGCTGAAGCAGGTGCCCGCGCCCCGGAATGAGAAGGCCCCTGCGGACTTCGGCTATGTGGGGATCGACTCCATCCTGGAGCAGATGCGCAGGAAGGCCATGAAGCAGGGCTTCGAGTTCAACATCATGGTGGTCG ggcagagcGGCTTGGGGAAGTCCACCTTGATCAACACCCTCTTCAAATCCAAAATCAGCCGGAAGTCGGTGCAGCCCACCTCGGAGGAACGCATCCCCAAGACCATTGAGATCAAGTCCATCACGCATG ATATCGAGGAGAAGGGTGTCCGCATGAAGCTGACGGTCATCGACACGCCGGGCTTCGGGGACCACATCAACAATGAGAACTG CTGGCAGCCGATCATGAAGTTCATCAACGACCAGTACGAGAAGTACCTGCAGGAGGAGGTCAACATCAACCGGAAGAAGCGCATCCCGGACACGCGCGTCCACTGCTGCCTGTACTTCATCCCTGCCACCGGCCACTC CCTCAGGCCCCTGGACATCGAGTTTATGAAGCGCCTCAGCAAAGTAGTGAACATTGTTCCCGTCATCGCCAAGGCCGACACGCTGACCCTGGAGGAGAGGGTGTACTTCAAACAGCGG ATCACTGCAGACCTGCTGTCCAACGACATCGACGTGTACCCCCAGAAGGAGTTTGACGAGGACTCGGAGGACCGGCTGGTGAACGAGAAGTTCCGA gagATGATCCCGTTTGCTGTGGTGGGCAGTGACCATGAGTACCAAGTGAATGGGAAGAGGATCCTTGGAAGGAAAACCAAATGGGGCACCATCGAAG TTGAGAACACCACCCACTGTGAGTTTGCCTACCTTCGTGACCTCCTTATCAG GACGCACATGCAGAACATCAAGGACATCACCAGCAGCATCCACTTCGAAGCTTACCGCGTGAAGCGGCTGCACGAGGGCAGTGCTGCGTCCAACGGCGTCGAGGAGAAGGGGCCCGAGGCTCAGGAGATGTAG
- the SEPTIN9 gene encoding septin-9 isoform X10 has translation MADTPRDAGLKQVPAPRNEKAPADFGYVGIDSILEQMRRKAMKQGFEFNIMVVGQSGLGKSTLINTLFKSKISRKSVQPTSEERIPKTIEIKSITHDIEEKGVRMKLTVIDTPGFGDHINNENCWQPIMKFINDQYEKYLQEEVNINRKKRIPDTRVHCCLYFIPATGHSLRPLDIEFMKRLSKVVNIVPVIAKADTLTLEERVYFKQRITADLLSNDIDVYPQKEFDEDSEDRLVNEKFREMIPFAVVGSDHEYQVNGKRILGRKTKWGTIEVENTTHCEFAYLRDLLIRTHMQNIKDITSSIHFEAYRVKRLHEGSAASNGVEEKGPEAQEM, from the exons ATGGCCGACACCCCCAGAGACGCCGGGCTGAAGCAGGTGCCCGCGCCCCGGAATGAGAAGGCCCCTGCGGACTTCGGCTATGTGGGGATCGACTCCATCCTGGAGCAGATGCGCAGGAAGGCCATGAAGCAGGGCTTCGAGTTCAACATCATGGTGGTCG ggcagagcGGCTTGGGGAAGTCCACCTTGATCAACACCCTCTTCAAATCCAAAATCAGCCGGAAGTCGGTGCAGCCCACCTCGGAGGAACGCATCCCCAAGACCATTGAGATCAAGTCCATCACGCATG ATATCGAGGAGAAGGGTGTCCGCATGAAGCTGACGGTCATCGACACGCCGGGCTTCGGGGACCACATCAACAATGAGAACTG CTGGCAGCCGATCATGAAGTTCATCAACGACCAGTACGAGAAGTACCTGCAGGAGGAGGTCAACATCAACCGGAAGAAGCGCATCCCGGACACGCGCGTCCACTGCTGCCTGTACTTCATCCCTGCCACCGGCCACTC CCTCAGGCCCCTGGACATCGAGTTTATGAAGCGCCTCAGCAAAGTAGTGAACATTGTTCCCGTCATCGCCAAGGCCGACACGCTGACCCTGGAGGAGAGGGTGTACTTCAAACAGCGG ATCACTGCAGACCTGCTGTCCAACGACATCGACGTGTACCCCCAGAAGGAGTTTGACGAGGACTCGGAGGACCGGCTGGTGAACGAGAAGTTCCGA gagATGATCCCGTTTGCTGTGGTGGGCAGTGACCATGAGTACCAAGTGAATGGGAAGAGGATCCTTGGAAGGAAAACCAAATGGGGCACCATCGAAG TTGAGAACACCACCCACTGTGAGTTTGCCTACCTTCGTGACCTCCTTATCAG GACGCACATGCAGAACATCAAGGACATCACCAGCAGCATCCACTTCGAAGCTTACCGCGTGAAGCGGCTGCACGAGGGCAGTGCTGCGTCCAACGGCGTCGAGGAGAAGGGGCCCGAGGCTCAGGAGATGTAG